A genomic region of Paenibacillus sp. PL2-23 contains the following coding sequences:
- a CDS encoding nitroreductase: METIGSGSSTAGQGNGISVMEAIKSRRSIGKVKPDEVEREIIEALLEAATWAPSHFNTQPWRFVVMTGEGRSKLGEGYAKVLEAASAGVEGAELEEKLQKERAKAFRAPLVITAICSPSDDPRAERAEELAAAQAAVHNLLLAAHAYGLGAIWRSGPPMYDPVMKRHFELREDEEIVAFLYIGYPDMTPGQPRRSPVADKTIWLDS, encoded by the coding sequence ATGGAGACAATCGGCAGCGGAAGCAGCACAGCGGGGCAAGGGAACGGTATAAGCGTTATGGAAGCCATCAAGAGCAGACGCTCTATCGGCAAGGTGAAGCCGGACGAGGTGGAGCGCGAGATTATCGAAGCGCTTCTGGAGGCGGCGACTTGGGCGCCGAGCCACTTCAACACGCAGCCATGGCGCTTTGTTGTGATGACGGGTGAAGGACGTTCGAAGCTGGGAGAAGGCTACGCGAAGGTGCTGGAGGCCGCATCGGCTGGGGTCGAAGGCGCGGAGCTGGAGGAGAAGCTGCAGAAGGAGAGAGCCAAGGCGTTCCGGGCGCCGCTCGTCATTACGGCGATCTGCTCGCCGTCCGACGATCCGCGCGCTGAGCGCGCGGAGGAGCTGGCCGCCGCTCAGGCTGCCGTGCACAATCTGCTGCTTGCTGCGCACGCGTACGGCTTGGGGGCGATCTGGAGATCGGGCCCTCCCATGTACGATCCCGTCATGAAGCGGCATTTCGAGCTTCGGGAGGATGAGGAGATCGTCGCTTTCCTCTACATCGGCTATCCGGACATGACCCCTGGACAGCCGCGCCGCTCACCCGTAGCGGACAAGACAATCTGGCTGGACAGCTAG